A segment of the Desulfuromonas acetoxidans DSM 684 genome:
TTGCGGAAGAGACATCCAATATGACCAAGCAAAACATTTTGCAGCAAGCTGGAGTTTCAATTCTGGCACAAGCAAACCAGGCCCCTCAACTGGCCTTAAGTTTGCTGGGTTAGCTGCAAAGCCTTTTTGCCGCTGGCTGCTTCACCCATAGAGAAAAGAAGAATGAAGGGCATGGAAGCCCGAACCTCGTAATTCATGGAGGAACATGTCATGGGAATGACGATCAACACAAATGTTGCAGCGCTCAATGCGCAGCGTAATCTTGGATCGGCTCAGACCGACCTGGGTACGGCGATGCAACGGCTATCGTCAGGATTGCGGATCAATAGCGCCAAGGATGACGCCGCCGGTCTTGCGATCAGTGATCGCATGACCTCGCAAGTCAAAGGGATGAACCAGGCGGTTCGTAATCTCAATGATGGGATCTCCCTCTTGCAGACGGCCGAGGGGGCGTTGCAGGAGGTGACCAATCTCATCCAGCGTGGTCGTGAGCTGGCGGTTCAGGCTGCCAACGAAGCGACGTTAAGTGATTCCGACAAAGCTTCATTGCAAGCTGAAGTGGAACAGATCAAACTGGAAATTGACCGTATCGGTCAAACAACCACTTTTAACGGGACGAAAGTTTTGTCCCATGGTCCAGGCGGCACCATTGGTGGTGACCCGGATCGGGCTGAAGTCGTTGAAAGCCTCAAGTCGGCCTGGTTGCGTTATTCAGAAGATCGGGTTGAAGAGTATTACGGCCTCACCGCTGAAAATGTCGATTTCAATGTGCAGTTCATTGATGATCCGGACAGCGATGCGGTGGCTTATGTGGGCGGTAGCGGAACCGAAGTTGACAGCTACGGCCGCTACACAGCGATTCCGTTGACTGTCAATATGGCCAAGTATGACCCCGAAGATCCCAGCAGTATGTGGGAATACGACCGGGTCGTGGTGCATGAAATGACCCATGCCATCATGGGTGCCAACACCAGCCTTGATTCCATTCGCAATGAGGGCTTCTGGTTTGTTGAAGGCACGGCAGAATTCATGATGGGCGGTGATGAACGTCTTGCCATCGACCTGGGGAACGCTGGCTCGGCTGACAACCTCATTGCCGCATTCGATCCGGATAATATCGACAGTTCGTCACAATATGCGGCCAGTTATGCGGCGACCCGCTTTCTGCATGACGCGATCAAAGATGCCGGAGGAAGCGGAATTGATGAGGTCATGACCTATCTGCAGGATCATCCCGAAGATGGTGTCAGTGGCAACGCCCTGGATAATGCCATTCAGGATCTTGCCAGTCGTCATGATACGTTTGCCTATGCGAATCTGGCAGATTTTGAAACCGCCATCACCACGCAGGGCGGCGACTTTTCAACCTTTATCAGCGCTATGGATTTGACCAACGACGATGTCGGCGCAATCGGTGGCTTGGATGCCGATGGTGGTGAGGTGTTCACCAATACCTCCGTGGTTGCCGACAAGCCGTGGGTTTATGATGATGACCCGCTTGAGGGCTTTGTTGAAACCTGGCCGAGTGCTGACGAACTGGGCACCGAAGAGATTGCCAGTCGTGCTTTTCAGTTCCAGGCTGGGGCCAACGCCGGTCAGATGATCAGTGTGACTTTGGGCAGTGCCGATTCAACCGTGCTGAATATCGATGATGTCGATATCAGCAGTGATGCCACTCTGGCGATCTCCCGCTTTGACAGTGCTCTGGAATATATTGATCAGATGCGCGGCAATATGGGCGCGGTGATGAATCGTTTGGAAAGCTCGATTGCCAACCTGCAGAACGTCACCGAAAATCTTTCTGCGGCACGTTCGCGGATTTTGGATGCGGATATTGCTCAGGAAACTTCGATCATGACCAAAAGCAATATTCTGCAGCAGGCGGGTGTTTCGATTCTGGCTCAAGCCAACCAGGCACCGCAATTGGCTTTAAGTCTGCTCGGCTAGGTGGATTTTTCTTGAAACCTGGTGAAACAGGGGTACTATCTAAAGATAGGGTCTGTTAGACAAATACGATGAAAAATGTCGGGAAGACAATTTGTTCTCGTATTTTTGAAAAAAAAGTAAAAAAAGTAATTTTTTTTCTAAACTTTCTTAAGCAGGATGCCGAAGAAGGTTTGTATGCGGGGAATTTACGGAAGAAGGAGGTGAGACGAAGCCTATTTCAAGACCATCCCCCAAACAGAAGAAACGTAAAAAAATTGTAGCAACACAATTTAACCAGGGCACGGAAGCCCGACCACACAAACTTCATGGAGGAAAATCATGGCATTAACAATTAACACTAACGTTGCATCCCTTAACGCTCAACGTAACCTGGGCAAATCTCAAAACGATCTCAACCAATCCATGCAGCGCCTGTCTTCAGGTCTGCGTATCAACAGCGCGAAAGATGATGCTGCCGGTCTGGCGATCTCTGACCGTATGACTGCTCAGATCACTGGTCTGAACCAAGCGGTACGTAACGCCAACGACGGTATCTCCCTGTCGCAAACTGCTGAAGGTGCACTGCAAGAGAGCACGAACATCCTGCAGCGTATTCGTGAGCTGGCTGTTCAGTCCGCCAACGATACCAACAGCGCTTCTGACCGCGAGTCTCTGCAAGCTGAGGTTGATCAGCTGATCGAAGAGTTGGACCGTATCGCTGATACGACTCAGTTCAACGGTAAGAATCTGCTCGACGGCACCATGACTGACGCTACTTTCCAAGTTGGTGCCAACGCCGGTGTCAGCCAAACCATCTCCTTCAGCATTGATAGTGCTGAAACCAGCAAGCTGAGTGCTGTAGGTACTATGATCGAAGCTCCTAATGGCGATGCCGTTGTTGGTAGCGACGTTGACGGTACTGCTCTGGCCGCTGGTGACCTGGTTGTTAACGGTACGGATGTTGGTGCGACTGACGGAACCAACTCCAGTCTGGCAGACGCAATCAATACGGCTGCTGGTGAAACCATTGCGACTGCTACAAACGTTCAGACTCTGGATTTCTCAACTGTAAATCTGGACAGCACTGATGTTGCTGTTGGTGCCGGTGAAGCCTACACTGACGGTACTGATGCTGCTGTTGCTGCTGTAGGTTCGGCTTTCTCTGTTGATACCAATGCAGCTGATGCAACTTCTGGTAGCCAAGTTATTACTATCAGTGATGCGCAAGCCGCAAATATTACAGCTATGGACCTGACCGTTGATGGTAGCGCAGTTGATACTACTGGACTCAACTATGCCGGTATTACTACAGCGGCTACATTGGCTTCTGAGTTGGATGGCTTGGCAGAAATCTCAGCAACTGTTTCTGGACAAGATGTTACCATTACATCCGCGACAACGGGTGCGACTTCGACTGTTTCTTTGGCATCTGTGACGGGTACTGATGGTAGTGAATCAATTGCAGCTGCTACTGACGGTACTGCTGCTCAAGCTTCAGTAGCGACTATCACAGTGACTGACGCTGACGCTGCCAATGTTGACGGGACTACACTGGAGTTTAATGGTGCCGCCATTGACCTGACAGGTGTTGACTTTGGTACGGTAACTGATGGTGCTACTCTGGCTGCAGCTTTGCAGAATTCTTCTGACATCGCTTCTGCATCCTGGGCTGGTGATACGCTTACCTTGACTTCCGCTGCTACGGTAACAGGTCAGGATTTCTCCGTTGCTTCGGGCTCTGGTTTGACTGACGCTAATGGTACACCTGCTGTTGCATCAACTATGGATATCACCATTGATGATGCTGGTGCAGCGACTGTTACAGCTCTCGACCTGACTGTTGAAGGTGTTGCAGTAGATGACAGCTCCATCGATTACAGCAGCATCTCTGATGTCGCTGGTTTGGTCTCTGCGTTGGATGGTCTGTCTGAGATCAGCGCTGCTGATAATGGCGATGGTACCATCACCATTTCTTCGGCGACTGCTGGTACTGCTGGTACGCTGGCAGCCGGTACGGTTGTTGGTGATGCGACTTCCGGTGCCTTAGTTCAGGAAGACGCGAGTGTCTCCGGTACCTACACCATGGACGTAGATGGTACTTCTGTTGATATCGCAGCCGCTGCGGGTGGTGAAGTAACAGCTCAAGAAGTTGTTGATGCAATCAACGACAATACAACGGGCTTCACCGCTGCACTTAATGATGATGGCCAAGTGCAGATCACTAAAGATGATGGCAGCAGCTTCACGCTGGCTGAAAGTGTCGATATTGATGGTGATACCACTCTCGATGCCGCTTCTGTTGGTCTTGACGGTATTGACGATGGTGGCACGACTTACAATGGTCAGGTTTCCCTGGACAGTACCAATGACATTTCCGTCGAAGAAGTGACCTCTGGCGCTTTGGCTTCAGCCGGTCTGGACACTGCTGGTAATGCAACCACCACGATCGATCAGGTTGACATTTCGACTCGTGAAGGTGCAACAACCGCCATCAGTTCCGTTGACGCCGCTCTGGCACAGATCGACACCATCCGTGGTGACCTCGGTGCGGTTCAGAACCGTTTCGAATCCACCATTGCTAACCTGCAGAACGTTTCCGAGAACCTCTCGGCTGCTCGTTCACGGATCCTCGACGCGGATATCGCGGAAGAGACGTCTAATATGACCAAGCAGAACATCTTGCAACAAGCTGGTGTTTCGATCCTTGCTCAGGCAAACCAGGCACCTCAGTTGGCTCTGAGTCTGCTGGGTTAATTGCTAAGGATGCACAACTGAAAAAGGGCCGGCCCTGGCCGGCCCTTTTTTTTCTCACTCGTGAGATGTGCATACGGAGGAAATCATGGAAATTCAAGCAGTTGGTTTAACCAGTGTTGCTCAGCAGTCTGTACCGAATAAGTCGAGTGAAGACATTGAAATGAGCCGTAAGGCCAAAGATTATGAGGCCGCTTCTGAGCAGGCTTCGGCGGCTGAAGCAAACAAGGTTCAGCCTGAAGAGCTTCTGAATCAGATTAAATCTCTGACAGAAGATGGCGTTTACAGTGTCCGTTTTGAAAATGATGATGATGCCAATCAACTGGTGGTCAAGGTTGTCGATTCAAAGACGGATGAAGTAATCCGCCAGGTGCCGGCAGAGGAAGTTTTATCCCTGTCCGTGCGACTGGAAGAATTACGCGGTAATATTGTTAATACCGAAGGGTAGTCACTCTTTTTACGAAAGCGTTTCGGACGGTCCGGTACGACTTTAACAGCAGAAGACGAGCGGGATGACAACGGCGTCCTCCCTTATGGATTCAGGAGGCTATTATGGCTGGCATCACATTCAGCGGTTTGGCAACAGGCTTGGAAACCGATGATATTATTACGGAGTTGATGACTCTGGAGCGTGCGCCACTGGACCGCCTTGAGGCCCAAAAAGAGGCTGAGGCAACTCGTCTTGCTGCATTTAAACAGCTTGATAGCCGCCTGGAAGATCTGCGTGCCGCTGTTGGTGATCTGAATATCACCAGCGAAGTGCGGACCAGCCGTATCAGTTTAAGTTCTGAAGATGCTTTGACCGCCAGTAGTAATGGTGCCGCCAGTGGCAGTTATGATATCACCGTGGTTCAGTTGGCCCAGATGCAGAAATCTGTCAGTGTCGGGGTAAGTTCAGACACCGTTGCCGGTCTGGGTACCGGGACGTTCACGGTAGCGGGAAAGACCATTACCGTTGATGAGAGCAATAATTCGCTGCAAGGCCTTGCGGATTCTATCAACGCCCTGTCTGAGAAAACCGGTGTTGAAGCCAGTATCATCAATGATGGCAGTGGTGCCAATGCTTATCATCTTGTCCTGACCGGGCAGGATGCGCAGACCAGTTTTACCGCATCAAGTAATCTGGTTGACAGCGAAGGCGCCGTACTCCCCTTTAACTTGACGGAAACGCGCAGTGCCCAACAGGCGGTTGCGTATGTTGATGGTATCCAGGTGGTCAGTGATACCAATACGGTCAGCGGTGTTATTCCCGGTGTCACCATGCATCTCAGCTCTGTCAGCGATACAAGCTATTCTGGGACTTATGAAGCTGGCGTTGATCCCTGGGAGTGGGCCGATCCCCCCCAGTATGACTCAACGTTGATGACGGTTGAGCCGGACACTGAGGCGCTCAAGGAAAAGGTTAGCACTTTTGTCAGCAGCTACAATGCCGTGATGGATTGGATCTCTGCGGGCTATGATGAGTTCGGTGCTGCCGCGCCTTCGGCTGAAGATATTGAAGCTGGTGCAGAAGATATCCTCAGTGACGTGGTTCGCGGCGACAGTACCGTCAACGGTATTAAGCGTCAGTTGCAGAATATTCTGTCGTCACAGATTGATACCACTGGTTCCATGAGTGTGCTGTCGCAGTTGGGAATCTCCACCCAGCGCGATGGTTCGATCAATCTCAATGATTCAGCGTTTAATGAGGCTCTGGAAAAAGATTTCGACGGTGTGGTCAGCCTGCTTGCCGGTGAAAACGACACCGAAGGTGTCATGAAAAAATTCAACACCAAGTTGTTGGAAATGACCGGCGCGACATCGGGCATGTATGCGGAGAAGCAGGAGCGTTACGATAGCGCCATTAAGCGTCTGGATAACCAAATTGCCCGCACCGAGCCTTTGATTGACAAAAAGGAAGCGACACTGCGTGCGAAATTTTCGGCATTAGAACTCCTGGTCAGCGATATGAATTCGCAAAGCAGTTTTCTGACCCAGCAGATGGATATGTTAACAAAAATGATGACGGGGAATAAATAAATGAATACCTATACCCAGCAATATCAACAGAATCAGATTCTTACGGCGTCACCGGAGCAGATCCTGATTATGCTGTATGATGGGGCGATTCGCTTTACCCGCCAGGCCATGGCCGGAATTGAGGCTGGCAACAAGCAGCAGCGTCGTGAAGGCATCAGTCGAGCGATGGCGATTGTTTCGGAGTTTGCTAATACCTTGGATCACAGTGTTGGCGGCGAAATTGCCGAAAACCTTGATGGGCTTTACGCGTTTATGAATCGTCAGCTCAGTGAGGCGAACCTTGATGAAGATATTGAAAAGCTCAAAGTCGTTGAGCATCTGTTGACGGATCTGCGTCAGACCTGGTCTGAGGCGATCTCTATCGCCCGCAAAGAAGCGGCTGGGCGCACGGCTGCGGCCCAGCAACCACAGCAGTCTGAGATGCCTGAAAATTACAAGCCGTTGAGTGCTGCTGGCTAATTCGTAAATTGTAGGAGCGGCTTGAGCCGCGAAAGAAGGTAACGTCTTGCGGTTTGCATGAGAAGAGTTTCGCGAATAAATTCGCTCCTGCAATGTTGCTTATGAAAAGGGCTAATGATGTCTGAATCCGTCTTGTCGCTTCACCTTGAAGAGTCGCTTCAACGGTCGATAGAGCAATATCAAATGATATTGGATCTTATGAAGCAGATTACCCGGGCGATCTCATCATCGGAGGCTGATTTAAGAGACGAAGTGCTTAAACTGGGTACTCTTCAGCAACAGGCACGTGATCATGATGCCAAGTTGCTCAATGCTTTGCGTCAAGCCGGACATGTGGCTGCCGGACATCCTCTTTTTAAACAACGTCTTGATCTTATTGGCGAGGTTCTGACGTTGAATCATTTGCTTTTACCTAAAATTAATGGCATGATGGCGCTCATTTCCCACGAGTTAACAGGACTGAAAAAAGGACGTTCTGTGTTGGGAGGTTACAAGCAGACCACCCACAATCAGGGACGGATTGTTCGTTCCACGGTATAGTGGTTTCTAGCCGGTTGGTAAGACTCAAGTGAATCAGATTGTGTTCGCTAAGCCTGGAGATGTTCGTGGCGGACTTTGCGCTATTTAAATATCTGGAAAAACCTAGTTTATTACGCGTTTATATCCTGCTTGCTGATGATGTAAAAGTTCGGCTTGAAGCGGTTGCGCGTATTATCGCTGAACCCTACCTCGAAATTAAATTCCGCCCAGACGAATTGCCTATGGACAAGGTGCGTATCGGTGGCAAGTTGCTTTTGTCATTGGATACACGTGTTGGCACTGTCTCCATGTATGCGCACATTGATGAAGTGGTCAACTCACGCGTGTTGCGTGTGATGGGGCTGGAATCCTTTGCTTATTCACAACAGCGTGAATACTTTCGGGTAAATACGGCGATCAAGGTGGTGTACAGCAAGGAAACCCTTTCTTCCAATCCTTCGCCTAAAGTGCCTACCGCAACGGTAAATCTCAGTGGTAATGGTGTGCTGATTTCGGCTGAAGAGCAGTTTACTGCTGGTGACACCTATGAACTGGAATTTCACCTGCCTGACGCCAATTGTCTGTTGTTTTGTAAAGGGTTGGTTGTCCGTGTTGATGAAAAATTGCGTGGCGGCTATGAAGTTGCCATGACCTACCACAGTATTGAACCGGAAGACCGTGACCGGATCATCTCATTTTGCCTGGCAGAACAGCGGCGTCTGCTGCGGACCAAAGTCCAAATTGTCGGGTTCTGATTTTTCAGCCACAGACAAAGGCGGACAACTGCAGACTGTTTGAGAACGACATCAAAATCATACGGTCTTTCTTTTTCTTCTATTCTTCACATTTTTCTAACGCACTTTTCTTCAGTGTTCTAAAAGAATTCTAAATTCAGCGCTTTTTCCGACCGATACAATCATATGGATATTATCGGACCGACACCTGTGCAACTGTATAACGTTCATCCGACCACCCCGACCCAGGGTGTTCAGGATGCCGTTCAGCATAATTTGCTCCTTCATCAGATGATTCAGGCGACCGTTGTTGAAAGCTCAGGCCGTCAGATTCTTCTTGAGATGGGACAGCAACAGCTTAAGGCGCAGAGCGATGTGGAAATGCACAACGGCCAGAAGCTGAATCTTGAGGTTGTGGCCACTGAACCACGCTTGAAGCTGCAAGTCGTTTCTCCATCCACAGATAATCAATTACTTCGTCTGATTCATCTTTATGACCATAAAACAGAGATTGGCTCGACACTGAAAACTCTCCTTGGGCAACGATTTTCAGTTGCTCAGCGAGGGGGAGGGCAAACGCCCGTGCCTCAACAGGGCCCGGTGGCGACTGCGGCAAACGGGACAACTGTGCTTGCGCAGAATGCACCACCACCCAGCCCGGTAACGACACAGCTTCCTGCTGCGCCACCGGGATCGGCGGCATCGCCAATACCAAATCCGGGTGCTGGAAGTGAAGCGGTTCAAACTCCGTTGGCAACCAAGCCCGTAGTTTCTCAGACAGGACAAACTCTGCCCACTGCCGGTGGTGAATTGCCCGGTGCCGGAGCAGATGCTAAGGGGATTGTGCCACCGTCGTCAACCACAGCATCGTCTGCTGGTCAGAGTCAGGTGTCGTCTGAAACTGGTGCCGCAACTAAAACGTCTCAAACGCCTCAAGCTGAGATACCGCAACCCGTCGTTGGAGAAAAAGCCACGGTCCGCAGTGTCGTCACAAGCCAATCGTCACCCGCATCTGCTACGACAACTGGGGAAATGCGACCGGCTAATGAGTCGTTAGCTCCTGCTTTGGCCCCACCGAGTGCGCAACAGGTCGCCGGGATGACAACGTTACTTCATCGTCTTGACAGTTCGTCAAATGTAGCGAATGCGCTTTTTACCGCAATTAATCTGGTCCCGTTGAGTGCTCAGCAAAAAAGAGCGGTTGAAGGGGCTCTCACGCCTGAGCAGTGGACTCATCTTGAGACTCTGACAAAAGACCTCGGGAGTGACTTTAAGTCCGCCGGAGCGAGGATTCTGTTTAATCTCTCCCACAATTTAGGGCTGGATTATGAACAGTTGTTGTCGCAACAGAAATCGGATCAGGCGGCCCAGACGCTTAAGGGTGCGCTGATGACATTGGCAGAGCATGATGATCTTCCCGATATCGTGCGTGACAGCAGCCGGCAGATGGTTCAACAGTTGGATGTGCTGCAATTGACGCGGGTGCGGTTTGCCCAGGAGGGCATTTTGTTCCTACCGCTGCCGTTTGAATTTATGGAGCAGGGCTATGCCTTGGTCGAACAACGCCAGGGCGGATCCGATGGTGAAGAAGTCAGCCATGTTGTGACCCTGAACATGTCGCTCGAAGGGCTGGGGGCTGTGCAGGCCAACCTGTTGTTTGAGCAGCAGGCGCTGTTTGTTCGAATTCTCTGCGAAGATGATGAGAGCCAGGCGGCATTGGAAAAGAGTTTAGCTGAACTTGAAGAGGCTCTTGCACCTTTTGCCGTGCGTTCAATACAGGTTGCCCAAGGTGTAGAAGACCCGGCGGTGGAATTAATCAACCGTTTGCAACCCCATCATGACAATGTTTTTGATGCCCGGGTTTAACCAGATCGTGGATTATGTAGATGAATCATGAGTGATGATCCTGTTAAAAAAGCCGTTGCTGTCAAATACGATAAGGAGGTTGCTGACGCCCCTCTGATTGTCGCTAGTGGCAAAGGGCAATTGGCTGAAAATATTATCCAGGCGGCCGAAAAGGCCGGTCTGGAAATTTCGCATGATCCTGATCTTGTCGAATTGCTGGCCAAGATCCCTGTCGGCTCAGAAATCCCTTCTGAGCTTTATCAGGCTGTCGCTGAAATTCTCGCCTACGTGTATCGCGTTAATAAGAGCCACAAAGAACAGCGTTAATATATTAACCCTACAGGCTCTCTCTGCTCTCTGTGTAATTTTTTCTTCCACTGTCTATTTAATCCTTGTTTTAATATAATGGTGTTTTATAATTTACCTGCAGCTCGTTGGTGAGTGATGGTGATTGATTTGATGTTTTAAGGAGGGGGTATGCGCTTCAAAGATTTGAAAATTGCTAACAAAATTTACATCCTGTTTGCCTTGGCGGTTCCTGTGATGTGTTTTGTTTTTGGAATGCTGTATTGGAAAACAAGTGAGAACCTCTACCAGGAACGCTATGCCCAGGTTCGTGGTCAGGTGGATACTGCCTGGGGACTTATCAACCATTTTGTTGATGAGGTTGAAAATGGCCAGATGGACGAAGCTCAGGCGCAGATGATGGCCAAACAAGCGGTTAAGGCGTTGCGTTATAGTGGTCAGGAATACTTCTGGATTAATGATGTGGTGCCGAAAATGGTCATGCATCCCATCAAACCGGCTTTGGATGGTAAAGATCTTTCCTCGTTTGCAGATCCTGACGGAGTAAAATTATTCGTTGAAATGGTCAAGGTTACCGTTGCGGCAGAAGGTGGGTTTGTTCATTACCGCTGGGCAAAGCCTGGCCATGAAGAGCCGGTTGATAAGGTTTCATATGTCAAACGTATCCCGCAATGGGGATGGATTGTCGGCAGTGGGTTGTATCTTGATGATGTGAAGGAGCAGACCTCAATCATGCTTTATGGAGCCATTGGTGTGGTTGGTTTTACCATCATTGCCAGCGGCATTGCTGTCTTGTTGTTTGCACGGAGCTTGTCACGGCCGATCGGCCGTACTGTGACCATGATCGAAGAAATTTCCAAGGGCCATTTAGATCTGCGCCTCAATATGGATCGTGATGATGAAATTGGCCGGATGGCTAAAACCATGGACATGCTGGCAGACAGTCTGCAACATGAGATGATCGATGCGTTGCAGAAGCTCGCGCAGGGTAATCTGGCGTTTGACGTAGTGCCGGTGGATGACCAGGACGTTATTCGCGGCTCACTCAAACAGTTGGAAACGGATCTCAATGATATTATGCTTCAGGTCAAGCAGGCCGGTGAGCAGATCTCTTCCGGAGCCAATCAGGTTTCAGAAGCCAGCCAGGCCTTGTCTCATGGGGCAACCACCTCAGCCAGTTCCTTGGAGGAAATCTCGGCGTCCATGGGTGAGTTGGCCTCTCAGACCACTCTCAATGCTGAAAATGCCGGTCAGGCACGTGATCTTTCCGGTCAGGCCAGCAGTGCTGCAGGGCGCGGCAACCAATGTATGGATCAGATGGTGACAGCCATGGAGGAGATCAACGCTTCAGGGCGCAATATCTCCAACATCATTAAAGTCATAGACGAAATTGCCTTCCAGACCAATTTGCTGGCACTTAATGCGGCCGTTGAAGCGGCGCGGGCCGGTCAGCATGGCAAGGGGTTTGCCGTGGTTGCAGAAGAGGTGCGTAACCTGGCGGCACGTAGCGCCAAGGCAGCCAGTGAGACCGCCGATTTGATTGAAACCTCAGTACAGCGTGCCCAAAACGGGGTCGAGATCGCCTCGCAAACCGCTGAAGCTCTGGAAGATATTGTCACCGGCGTCGGCAAAGTCACGGATCTGGTTGCGGAAATTGCTGTTGCCAGTAATGAGCAGGCGGATGGTATTACCCAGATTAATCAGGGGCTCACCCAGATTGATGATGTAACGCAACAGAATACCGCCAGTGCTGAAGAGAGTGCCGCAAGTGCTGAGGAATTGGCCAGCCAAGCGGTTCAGTTACAGGGCGTTCTCAGTCGTTTCCAATTGAAAGGGCACGCCGCCGCACCACGCATTGCCGCTCAACCGTCACAACAGACACAGCAGGTTTCACCTTCAGGATGGGGCGGAGAGTTTTTGGAATAAACGCTGGTGTGAACAACAGATGTTAAAGGTGCGCCGCAGTGTAAAATCATTGCGGCGCGTTTTTTTTGATCACCTGCTCGATGAGTTCATCGTCGGCGGGCAGCATGGAATAATTGTGTAGTTCCTCCACGTCGATCCAGGCATGGTCGCTGACCTCAAGATGGCGCACACGACTGGTGTCACTCTGGCAGCGATAGACCATCAGCAAAACCGGTTGCTCGTCATAGCGGTGATAGACCACATCGAAAATTTCGCATTGGGTGACTTCCAGATCAATCTCCTCACACAATTCTCGTACGAGTGCGTTAACTGGTGATTCATCTTTTTCCAGCTTACCGCCGGGGAACTCCCAATAACCGGCATGTTTCTTCCCCGGTGGTCGTTGGGTGATCAGCAGTTTGTTGTGGTGAAATACCAGACCGGCAACAACCAATAACGGATACATAGCCCTGCTTTCGTGGCAATGGCTCAACCGTTTGTTGCTGACGGTTAGCCCTATTTGTGGTAAGACTCTCGCTGAGTTTGCAGACCGTTTTTTTTTGACGGTCCAGCGTGTATTGCTTGAGTCGGAACGGAACCGTTCAGGAGTTTAGCATGTTCAATCTTTCGGAAAAAGGGCGCGGTATTCGTGCCATGTTTGATGATATTGCCCCGCGTTACGATTTGTTGAATCGTCTGTTGTCGATGGGGATTGACCGCCGTTGGCGTCGTTTTGCCGTAGGT
Coding sequences within it:
- the fliD gene encoding flagellar filament capping protein FliD codes for the protein MAGITFSGLATGLETDDIITELMTLERAPLDRLEAQKEAEATRLAAFKQLDSRLEDLRAAVGDLNITSEVRTSRISLSSEDALTASSNGAASGSYDITVVQLAQMQKSVSVGVSSDTVAGLGTGTFTVAGKTITVDESNNSLQGLADSINALSEKTGVEASIINDGSGANAYHLVLTGQDAQTSFTASSNLVDSEGAVLPFNLTETRSAQQAVAYVDGIQVVSDTNTVSGVIPGVTMHLSSVSDTSYSGTYEAGVDPWEWADPPQYDSTLMTVEPDTEALKEKVSTFVSSYNAVMDWISAGYDEFGAAAPSAEDIEAGAEDILSDVVRGDSTVNGIKRQLQNILSSQIDTTGSMSVLSQLGISTQRDGSINLNDSAFNEALEKDFDGVVSLLAGENDTEGVMKKFNTKLLEMTGATSGMYAEKQERYDSAIKRLDNQIARTEPLIDKKEATLRAKFSALELLVSDMNSQSSFLTQQMDMLTKMMTGNK
- a CDS encoding flagellar protein FlaG, whose product is MEIQAVGLTSVAQQSVPNKSSEDIEMSRKAKDYEAASEQASAAEANKVQPEELLNQIKSLTEDGVYSVRFENDDDANQLVVKVVDSKTDEVIRQVPAEEVLSLSVRLEELRGNIVNTEG
- a CDS encoding flagellar hook-length control protein FliK, producing the protein MDIIGPTPVQLYNVHPTTPTQGVQDAVQHNLLLHQMIQATVVESSGRQILLEMGQQQLKAQSDVEMHNGQKLNLEVVATEPRLKLQVVSPSTDNQLLRLIHLYDHKTEIGSTLKTLLGQRFSVAQRGGGQTPVPQQGPVATAANGTTVLAQNAPPPSPVTTQLPAAPPGSAASPIPNPGAGSEAVQTPLATKPVVSQTGQTLPTAGGELPGAGADAKGIVPPSSTTASSAGQSQVSSETGAATKTSQTPQAEIPQPVVGEKATVRSVVTSQSSPASATTTGEMRPANESLAPALAPPSAQQVAGMTTLLHRLDSSSNVANALFTAINLVPLSAQQKRAVEGALTPEQWTHLETLTKDLGSDFKSAGARILFNLSHNLGLDYEQLLSQQKSDQAAQTLKGALMTLAEHDDLPDIVRDSSRQMVQQLDVLQLTRVRFAQEGILFLPLPFEFMEQGYALVEQRQGGSDGEEVSHVVTLNMSLEGLGAVQANLLFEQQALFVRILCEDDESQAALEKSLAELEEALAPFAVRSIQVAQGVEDPAVELINRLQPHHDNVFDARV
- a CDS encoding flagellinolysin; this encodes MGMTINTNVAALNAQRNLGSAQTDLGTAMQRLSSGLRINSAKDDAAGLAISDRMTSQVKGMNQAVRNLNDGISLLQTAEGALQEVTNLIQRGRELAVQAANEATLSDSDKASLQAEVEQIKLEIDRIGQTTTFNGTKVLSHGPGGTIGGDPDRAEVVESLKSAWLRYSEDRVEEYYGLTAENVDFNVQFIDDPDSDAVAYVGGSGTEVDSYGRYTAIPLTVNMAKYDPEDPSSMWEYDRVVVHEMTHAIMGANTSLDSIRNEGFWFVEGTAEFMMGGDERLAIDLGNAGSADNLIAAFDPDNIDSSSQYAASYAATRFLHDAIKDAGGSGIDEVMTYLQDHPEDGVSGNALDNAIQDLASRHDTFAYANLADFETAITTQGGDFSTFISAMDLTNDDVGAIGGLDADGGEVFTNTSVVADKPWVYDDDPLEGFVETWPSADELGTEEIASRAFQFQAGANAGQMISVTLGSADSTVLNIDDVDISSDATLAISRFDSALEYIDQMRGNMGAVMNRLESSIANLQNVTENLSAARSRILDADIAQETSIMTKSNILQQAGVSILAQANQAPQLALSLLG
- a CDS encoding PilZ domain-containing protein, which translates into the protein MADFALFKYLEKPSLLRVYILLADDVKVRLEAVARIIAEPYLEIKFRPDELPMDKVRIGGKLLLSLDTRVGTVSMYAHIDEVVNSRVLRVMGLESFAYSQQREYFRVNTAIKVVYSKETLSSNPSPKVPTATVNLSGNGVLISAEEQFTAGDTYELEFHLPDANCLLFCKGLVVRVDEKLRGGYEVAMTYHSIEPEDRDRIISFCLAEQRRLLRTKVQIVGF
- a CDS encoding flagellin is translated as MDVDGTSVDIAAAAGGEVTAQEVVDAINDNTTGFTAALNDDGQVQITKDDGSSFTLAESVDIDGDTTLDAASVGLDGIDDGGTTYNGQVSLDSTNDISVEEVTSGALASAGLDTAGNATTTIDQVDISTREGATTAISSVDAALAQIDTIRGDLGAVQNRFESTIANLQNVSENLSAARSRILDADIAEETSNMTKQNILQQAGVSILAQANQAPQLALSLLG
- the fliS gene encoding flagellar export chaperone FliS, with product MNTYTQQYQQNQILTASPEQILIMLYDGAIRFTRQAMAGIEAGNKQQRREGISRAMAIVSEFANTLDHSVGGEIAENLDGLYAFMNRQLSEANLDEDIEKLKVVEHLLTDLRQTWSEAISIARKEAAGRTAAAQQPQQSEMPENYKPLSAAG